One Cryptomeria japonica chromosome 9, Sugi_1.0, whole genome shotgun sequence genomic window carries:
- the LOC131073495 gene encoding uncharacterized protein LOC131073495, protein MRILDQGGVKLIIGEPSNRSVFMVAGESKSKDQYICYPEHHCTCYSFFYETVNKAEQLCCKHQLAARMADAHKLYKEEKVSDEQLALLLFQH, encoded by the exons ATGCGGATATTAGATCAAGGTGGTGTAAAGCTCATAATTGGCGAACCCAGTAACCGTTCAGTTTTCATG GTTGCTGGAGAATCAAAAAGCAAGGATCAATATATATGTTACCCAGAGCACCACTGTACATGCTATTCCTTTTTTTATGAGACTGTTAATAAAGCAGAACAATTATGT TGCAAGCATCAGCTAGCAGCAAGAATGGCAGATGCACATAAATTATACAAGGAGGAAAAAGTTTCTGATGAACAGCTGGCATTACTTTTGTTTCAACATTGA